A single genomic interval of Acidobacteriota bacterium harbors:
- the nudC gene encoding NAD(+) diphosphatase, which yields MNQDFSPSIDPPGEPDPDACCFVYSESRLLVKTTGAAPELPSLREVASQGIDLSHPLFLGRCRGRACYAVPSTPPSEALPGAEFRELRTLFSRLADPWYDIALRGLHLAGWDGACRFCSRCRAPLNARRDIRAKECPECGRLEFPRISPAVIMLVEKDDTLLLARSPRFRSEMWSVLAGFVEPGESLEDAVHREVLEETGIAVKDVAYFGSQPWPFPDSLMIGFTARCASGEIRIDGDEICEAGWFRADNLPPIPGRLSIARRLIDSFIDKHSAAPSS from the coding sequence ATGAACCAGGATTTTTCGCCTTCCATCGACCCTCCCGGCGAGCCCGACCCGGACGCCTGCTGCTTCGTTTATTCGGAATCCCGCCTGCTGGTCAAGACCACCGGCGCCGCGCCCGAACTCCCCTCCCTGCGCGAAGTCGCCTCGCAGGGGATCGATCTCTCGCACCCTCTTTTCCTCGGCCGCTGCCGCGGCCGCGCGTGCTATGCCGTCCCCTCCACCCCCCCGTCCGAAGCCCTGCCCGGCGCCGAGTTCCGGGAGCTGCGCACCCTCTTCTCCCGCCTCGCGGACCCCTGGTACGACATCGCGCTGCGCGGCCTTCACCTGGCCGGGTGGGACGGCGCCTGCCGCTTCTGCTCCCGCTGCCGGGCCCCCCTCAATGCGCGCCGCGACATCCGGGCCAAGGAGTGCCCCGAATGCGGCCGCCTCGAGTTCCCCCGCATCTCCCCCGCCGTCATCATGCTGGTGGAAAAAGACGACACCCTGCTGCTCGCCCGCTCCCCCCGCTTCAGGAGCGAGATGTGGAGCGTCCTGGCCGGCTTCGTCGAGCCGGGCGAGAGCCTCGAGGACGCCGTCCACCGCGAAGTCCTGGAGGAAACCGGCATCGCCGTCAAGGACGTCGCCTACTTCGGCAGCCAGCCCTGGCCCTTCCCCGACAGCCTGATGATCGGCTTCACCGCCCGCTGCGCCTCGGGCGAAATCAGGATCGACGGCGACGAAATCTGCGAAGCCGGCTGGTTCCGCGCCGACAACCTCCCCCCGATCCCCGGCCGATTGAGCATCGCCCGCCGCCTCATCGACTCCTTCATCGACAAGCATTCCGCGGCGCCATCTTCATAG
- a CDS encoding tRNA threonylcarbamoyladenosine dehydratase, with the protein MTASDIFARNRMFFGSKGLERLEAARVAVVGLGGVGAYAAEALVRAGVGRLRVIDCDVLKASDVNRQLLALSTNLDTPKVEAARARLLAINPGLELDARNAFFHSDTAEELVTPDLDFVVDAIDSLGPKAALIRHCVERRIPIISALGASSRTDPFAIRLTTLGRTRGCPLARALRRYLRVRNVAADPPVLYSEEPAVETHEGEGPPPESAGAHSRGRPRRALPSIATLPGIVGLMAANYVIFELLKQNGQPPPQNRPADLR; encoded by the coding sequence ATGACGGCCAGCGACATCTTCGCCCGCAACCGGATGTTTTTCGGCAGCAAAGGGCTGGAACGCCTCGAGGCGGCCCGCGTCGCCGTCGTGGGGCTCGGGGGGGTCGGTGCCTATGCCGCCGAGGCCCTCGTCCGCGCCGGCGTCGGCCGGCTCCGCGTCATCGACTGCGACGTCCTCAAGGCCAGCGACGTCAACCGCCAGCTCCTGGCCCTGTCCACCAACCTCGACACCCCCAAGGTCGAGGCCGCCCGCGCGCGCCTGCTGGCGATCAATCCAGGCCTCGAGCTCGACGCCCGCAACGCCTTCTTCCACTCCGACACCGCCGAGGAACTCGTCACCCCGGACCTCGATTTCGTCGTGGACGCCATCGACAGCCTCGGCCCCAAGGCGGCCCTGATCCGCCACTGCGTCGAGCGCCGGATCCCGATCATCTCCGCCCTGGGGGCGAGCAGCCGGACCGACCCCTTCGCCATCCGGCTCACCACCCTTGGCCGCACCCGGGGCTGCCCCCTCGCCCGCGCCCTGCGCCGCTACCTGCGGGTCAGAAACGTCGCCGCCGACCCCCCCGTGCTCTACTCGGAAGAACCGGCCGTCGAGACCCACGAAGGCGAGGGTCCCCCGCCCGAATCGGCCGGGGCCCATTCCCGCGGGCGCCCGCGCCGCGCCCTGCCCAGCATCGCGACCCTGCCGGGCATCGTCGGCCTGATGGCGGCCAATTACGTCATCTTCGAACTGCTGAAGCAGAACGGCCAGCCGCCGCCCCAAAATCGCCCCGCCGATCTCCGGTAG
- a CDS encoding TatD family hydrolase yields the protein MDHIDLIDTHCHLNDPSFAPTLPGVIARARAEGVNRFVVPAYDAPSLGRTAELADGYPGLVFPAFGFHPWFLSGCDPEKLRPLLGREDTVAVGEIGLDFASPDYPPPDEQLRALDRQLGLAIEFGLPVLLHCRRAYDALYPLLKKYRGRLRGVLHSYSGGADLLPRFLDLGLAISFSGSVTRPNARKYHRAAAAVPADRFLLETDAPSIATESTAASGVEPRHVREVAQKIAALRGRTLEEIAAQSTQNALALFTRIPRR from the coding sequence ATGGACCACATCGACCTCATCGACACGCATTGCCACCTGAACGACCCCTCCTTCGCTCCCACGCTCCCCGGGGTGATCGCCAGGGCCCGGGCCGAGGGAGTGAACCGCTTCGTCGTGCCCGCCTATGACGCCCCCTCGCTCGGGCGCACGGCGGAGCTGGCCGACGGCTATCCCGGCCTCGTCTTCCCCGCCTTCGGCTTTCACCCCTGGTTCCTCTCAGGTTGCGACCCCGAAAAACTCCGGCCCCTCCTCGGCCGCGAAGACACCGTGGCCGTGGGGGAGATCGGGCTCGATTTCGCCTCCCCCGACTATCCCCCCCCGGACGAACAACTCCGCGCCCTGGACCGGCAGCTCGGCCTGGCGATCGAATTCGGCCTGCCGGTCCTCCTTCATTGCCGCAGGGCGTACGACGCCCTCTACCCCCTCCTGAAAAAATACCGGGGGCGCCTGCGGGGGGTGCTCCACTCCTACTCGGGCGGGGCCGACCTCCTCCCCCGCTTCCTCGACCTGGGGCTCGCCATCTCCTTTTCCGGCTCGGTCACCCGCCCGAACGCCCGCAAGTATCACCGGGCCGCGGCCGCCGTCCCCGCCGACCGCTTCCTGCTCGAAACCGACGCCCCCTCGATCGCCACCGAGTCCACCGCCGCCTCCGGGGTGGAACCCCGCCATGTCCGGGAAGTGGCCCAAAAAATCGCCGCCCTCCGCGGTCGCACGCTTGAGGAGATCGCCGCCCAGAGCACCCAAAACGCCCTCGCCCTCTTCACCAGGATCCCGCGAAGATGA
- a CDS encoding nuclear transport factor 2 family protein — protein MGTEGRLRVGAVTLGAILLLTGSIFSGITPASGADSVADRLRRLEDTEEIRLLLHGYGRFLDARDFASFSALFAERDGEWIGGMGRAKGRAAIRKLMEDSIGTGTPGAPNRHLFSNEMISIDGDRAAAVSTWMFLVQAESRPQTVYVGRYEDLLVRERGRWRFLRRTVHAEIPPDPPAGR, from the coding sequence ATGGGAACCGAAGGGCGCCTCCGCGTGGGGGCGGTGACATTGGGAGCGATCCTCCTGTTGACCGGCTCGATCTTTTCGGGTATTACACCGGCGTCCGGCGCCGATTCCGTCGCGGACCGGCTGCGGAGGCTCGAGGATACCGAGGAGATCCGCCTCCTGCTCCACGGCTACGGCCGCTTCCTGGACGCCCGGGATTTTGCCTCCTTCTCCGCGCTCTTCGCGGAGCGGGACGGGGAGTGGATCGGGGGGATGGGGCGTGCGAAGGGGCGGGCGGCCATCCGCAAACTGATGGAGGACTCGATCGGGACCGGCACCCCCGGGGCCCCGAACCGCCACCTGTTCTCCAACGAGATGATCTCGATCGACGGGGACCGCGCGGCGGCCGTGAGCACCTGGATGTTCCTGGTCCAGGCCGAATCCCGGCCGCAGACGGTGTACGTGGGGCGGTACGAGGACCTCCTGGTCCGGGAGCGGGGGCGCTGGCGCTTCCTGCGGCGCACGGTGCACGCGGAGATTCCGCCCGACCCCCCGGCGGGGCGGTAG
- a CDS encoding DUF1846 domain-containing protein, translating to MPGKIGFDNELYIQQQAAEILERVGRFDNKLYLEFGGKLLFDYHAARVLPGYDPNVKMHLIRELKERADIVLCIYAGDIERKKLRADFGITYDADAMKLIDDLRGWGIEVRAVVITRYERQPAATLFKNRLERRGIEVFTHRFTKGYPTDIDSIVSDEGYGANAYIPSDKPLVIVTGPGPGSGKLSTCLSQLYHEYRRGVRAGYAKFETFPIWNLSLKHPANIAYEAATADIRDFNLIDPFHLEAYGKTVVNYNRDVEVFPIVKRILGKITGGADFYQSPTDMGVNRAGFAIIDDDVTQEAARQEILRRWFRYRCEYAMGLTDKETVERVQLLLENIGMRSEDRPVVEPAWRAAREGKEAGKGNEEIYCGAALELRDGTIVTGNNSPLMHAASSLVLNALKHLAGIPDKLKLLPSLITNAVGSLKTEILQERSVSLDLEETLIALSISAATNHAAQMAMERLQELRNCEAHMTHIPTPGDEAGLRKLGVNMTSEPNFPTRNLFM from the coding sequence ATGCCGGGAAAGATCGGTTTCGACAACGAACTCTACATCCAGCAGCAGGCGGCCGAAATCCTCGAGCGGGTCGGACGCTTCGACAACAAGCTCTACCTCGAGTTCGGCGGGAAGCTCCTGTTCGACTACCACGCGGCGCGCGTGCTCCCGGGCTACGACCCCAACGTGAAGATGCACCTGATCCGGGAACTCAAGGAGCGGGCCGACATCGTGCTCTGCATCTACGCCGGGGACATCGAGCGCAAGAAGCTGCGGGCCGACTTCGGCATCACCTACGACGCCGACGCGATGAAGCTGATCGACGATTTGAGGGGGTGGGGGATCGAGGTGCGGGCCGTCGTGATCACGCGCTACGAGCGGCAGCCGGCGGCGACCCTGTTCAAGAACCGGCTGGAGCGGCGGGGGATCGAGGTCTTCACCCACCGCTTCACCAAGGGGTACCCGACCGACATCGATTCGATCGTGAGCGACGAGGGGTACGGGGCCAACGCCTACATCCCGTCCGACAAGCCGCTGGTGATCGTGACCGGGCCGGGCCCGGGGAGCGGGAAGCTCTCCACCTGCCTGTCGCAGCTCTACCACGAGTACCGCCGGGGGGTGCGGGCGGGCTACGCCAAATTCGAAACCTTCCCGATCTGGAACCTCTCCCTGAAGCACCCGGCCAACATCGCCTACGAGGCCGCCACCGCCGACATCCGCGACTTCAACCTGATCGATCCCTTTCACCTGGAGGCCTACGGGAAGACGGTGGTGAACTACAACCGCGACGTGGAGGTGTTTCCCATCGTCAAGCGGATCCTGGGGAAGATCACCGGCGGGGCGGATTTCTACCAGTCCCCCACCGACATGGGCGTCAACCGGGCGGGGTTCGCCATCATCGACGACGACGTCACGCAGGAGGCTGCCCGGCAGGAGATCCTGCGGCGCTGGTTCCGCTACCGGTGCGAGTACGCGATGGGGCTGACGGATAAGGAGACGGTCGAGCGGGTGCAGCTGCTGCTCGAGAACATCGGCATGCGATCGGAGGACCGGCCGGTGGTCGAACCCGCCTGGCGGGCGGCCCGGGAGGGGAAGGAAGCGGGGAAGGGGAACGAGGAGATCTATTGCGGGGCCGCGCTCGAGCTGCGCGACGGGACCATCGTCACCGGCAACAACTCCCCCCTCATGCACGCGGCTTCCAGCCTGGTGCTCAACGCCCTGAAACACCTGGCTGGCATCCCCGACAAGCTCAAGCTGCTCCCCAGCCTGATCACCAACGCGGTGGGGAGCCTGAAGACGGAGATTCTCCAGGAGCGCTCGGTCAGCCTGGACCTCGAGGAGACGCTGATCGCCCTCAGCATCAGCGCCGCCACCAACCATGCCGCCCAGATGGCGATGGAAAGGCTTCAGGAGCTGCGCAACTGCGAGGCGCACATGACCCACATCCCCACCCCCGGGGACGAGGCCGGATTGCGCAAACTGGGGGTCAACATGACGAGCGAGCCCAATTTCCCCACCCGGAACCTCTTCATGTAG
- a CDS encoding RtcB family protein, with translation MKRRDPPIAAAGVPRRGEPAPWRRWGSDMDADSLRQMENACSLPVAVAGALMPDAHVGYGLPIGGVLAVRDAVIPYAVGMDIACRMKMSVLDLPPSAIRGEEGRLRSALEKATVFGVGEGFKKPKDHPVMEEDWGFSPVTRRNRDKARFQLGSSGSGNHFVEFGTLTLERAELGLPPGVYTALLSHSGSRGVGGQVATWYSRLAMDRHRELPRELKQLAWLDLPGGEGEEYWRAMELMGRYAAANHHLIHRDLVRLLGAEVIAAVENHHNFAWRERHFGVDVVVHRKGATPAGAGALGVIPGSMATPGFVVRGKGTAAAMNSAAHGAGRRMSRTQTRTRYSWQEGRRFLAGRGVVLISAGLDEVPMGYKDIHAVMAAQADLVEIVARFDPRLVKMAPEGERPED, from the coding sequence ATGAAGAGACGCGATCCGCCTATAGCCGCAGCCGGCGTCCCCCGCCGCGGGGAGCCGGCCCCCTGGCGCCGATGGGGGTCGGACATGGACGCCGATTCGCTCCGGCAGATGGAAAACGCCTGCAGCCTCCCGGTCGCGGTCGCGGGCGCCCTGATGCCCGACGCCCACGTCGGCTACGGGCTCCCCATCGGCGGGGTGCTGGCCGTCCGCGACGCCGTGATCCCCTATGCCGTGGGGATGGACATCGCCTGCCGCATGAAGATGAGCGTACTCGATCTCCCGCCGTCGGCCATCCGGGGGGAGGAGGGGCGGCTGCGCTCCGCCCTGGAGAAAGCGACGGTCTTCGGCGTCGGGGAGGGGTTCAAAAAGCCGAAGGACCACCCGGTCATGGAAGAGGACTGGGGCTTCAGCCCCGTCACGCGCCGCAACCGGGACAAGGCCCGGTTCCAGCTCGGCTCGAGCGGCTCGGGCAACCACTTCGTGGAGTTCGGCACCCTGACCCTCGAACGGGCGGAACTGGGCCTTCCCCCCGGCGTCTACACGGCTCTCTTGAGCCACAGCGGCAGCCGCGGCGTCGGCGGGCAGGTGGCCACCTGGTACAGCCGGCTGGCCATGGACCGGCACCGGGAGCTGCCGCGCGAGCTGAAACAGCTCGCCTGGCTCGACCTCCCGGGGGGCGAGGGGGAGGAGTACTGGCGCGCGATGGAACTGATGGGGCGCTACGCGGCCGCCAACCACCACCTCATCCACCGCGACCTGGTCCGGCTGCTGGGGGCCGAGGTGATCGCGGCGGTCGAGAACCACCACAACTTCGCCTGGAGGGAGCGCCATTTCGGGGTGGACGTCGTGGTGCACCGCAAGGGGGCCACGCCGGCGGGCGCCGGGGCGCTCGGCGTCATCCCCGGATCGATGGCCACCCCCGGCTTCGTGGTCCGGGGAAAGGGGACGGCCGCGGCGATGAACTCGGCCGCGCACGGCGCGGGGAGGAGGATGAGCCGCACCCAGACGCGGACCCGCTACAGCTGGCAGGAGGGGCGCCGCTTCCTGGCCGGGCGGGGGGTGGTGCTGATCTCGGCGGGGCTGGACGAGGTGCCGATGGGGTACAAGGACATCCACGCCGTGATGGCGGCCCAGGCCGACCTGGTCGAGATCGTTGCCCGCTTCGACCCCCGGCTCGTCAAGATGGCGCCCGAAGGGGAGCGCCCCGAAGACTGA